Sequence from the Natronomonas marina genome:
GGCGGTCGAACGCGCGAGCGAGGCCGGCGTACCGGTAACCGTTCACGCCGAGGACGCCGACCTGTTCGACGAGAGCGTCCTGCCGGCGGACCCGGCCGACAGCGACGACGGCGCCGACGCCTGGAGCGTCTACCGAACGCCCGAGGCGGAGGCGGAGGCCGTCGACCGCGCCTGCGCGGCCGCCCGCAACCTGGGAGCCGACGTTCACATCGCCCACACCTCGACCCCCGAGGGCGTCGACATCGCAAAGAAGGCCGGCATGACCTGCGAGGTGACGCCGCACCACCTCTTTCTCTCGCGGGACGACCTCGGCGACCTCGGCACGTTCGGTCGGATGAATCCGCCGCTCCGGAGCGAGGCGCGCCGCGAGGCGCTGTTCGAACGCCTCCTCGACGGGACCGTCGACATCGTTGCCACCGACCACGCGCCACACACCCGCCAGGAGAAGGACGCGAGCATCTGGGAGGCGCCGAGCGGCGTTCCCGGCGTCGAGACGGCGCTTCCACTCCTGCTCGAGGCCGCCCGGACCGGCGACCTCGACTACGAACGGGTCCGCGACGTCACGGCGGCCAACGTCGCCGAGATATTCGACCTGCCGCGGAAGGGTCGCATCGAGGTCGGCCGCGACGCCGACCTCGTCCTGGTCGACGAGACCGAAAGCGTCCCCATTCGCGGGGAGAAACTCCACTCGAAGTGTGGGTGGACGCCGTTCGAGGGGATGCGCGGCGTCTTCCCCGACCTGACGATGGTTCGCGGGACCGTCGTCTATCACGACGGCGCGTTCGCGGAAGCGGAGGGACGGAACGTGCGGACGGCCCGTCGGGACGGCGACGAGTAGTCCGGCCTCAGTCGTCGGCCTCGGCCCCGTGGGCGTGACCCGACTCGCCGTCGGAGGCGATTTCGTGGCCGCACTCCGGACAGGTGACGCGGTCGTGTCGCAGCGCCGCCGAGGACTCCCGGACCTCGCGCATGACGCTGGAGATGCGCTCTTCGGCCTCCAGCTCCTCGTCGACGCCGAGTTCGACGCCCTCGACCTCCAGGAGGAACTTGGCGACCTCGGTTATCTCGTACATGAGGTCGTCCAGTTCCTCGGCGGTGTAGAAGTCACACATCGCGCCGTAGAGGAAGGTCGCGCCCGCCTTCCGGACCTTCTCGTCGAAACTGGCCCGCGCCTGGTTGACGGCCTGGGGGCTGTAGGTGTCGGTCATGAACGGGACGAGTTCGGGCAGGTTCTCGCCGATCTTCGTCATCTCGACGCCGGTCTCGGTCCGGAAGTCCGCACAGAGCCGTGCGATGGCCCACTCGCGGGCCGTGACGTAGGTCCGCTCCCGGAGGAACTCGTTGGCTCGGTCGTACGTCGAGCCGTCGATTTTCGAAAAGCGGGCGTACTCCCTGACATCCTGTGGAACCCCTGGGTCGCGGTTGGCGTCGTCTGCCTCGCCGTTCTCGTTCCCCGAGACCCGCCTGACAGCCGGCGTCGGTTCCTCCCCGTCGTCCGCCGCCTCGGCGTCCTCGACCATACCGGGAGTAGCGGCCCGCCGTCGAAAAAGCGTATCGGCGATGTCTGACGGGTGGCGTACGCGTGCCCCGACCGCAGGGAGGGGCACGGAACGCGAGCGGCGAGGAACGAGCCGCGAGCCGCGGACTGCGGTGAGACCGCAGGGAGGGGCACGGAACGCGAGCGGCGAGGAACGAACCGCGACGTAGTTGTTCGGGAGGACAACAGAACGGCGAAACTGGCGAGAACGCCCGGTTCGGGCGGTCGATCCTCCGGTCGTCGGTGCCGAACGATACGGGAGGCTTTTGGGTTCCGGCGCCCTCCCTGTACACATGGACGTACTCCTGGGGGTCGGCGGCAGCGAGGATTCCTTTCGCGCCTTGGAGGAGACGATACGACGCGCCAGCGAGGCGGGGGACAGCCTCACCATCGCCGTCGTCGAGAACCCCGACTCGGAGCGGGACACCGCGGAGATACGGGACCGGATCGACGCCGCCCTCGAGGAGGTCGGGTTCGACGCGGAGGTCCGGACCCTCTCGGGCCATCCCGGCAGTCGGCTGCTCGAGTTGGCCGAACGGGAAGGCTACGACCGAATCGTCCTCGGCGGCGGCGAGACGAGCCCACTCGGCAAGGTCCAGCTCGGCTCGATCGCCGAGTTCGTACTGCTGAACGCGAAAACGACGGTGACTCTGGTCCGATGACACGCGAATACCCGACCGAAATCGCCGGACCGTACGAGGCACCACCGCGGTCGTTCACCGACCACGAGGGCCGCGACATCGACGTCCGCCAACTCGAGGACGACTTCGAGGCGCTCGTGGAGATGTACCGTTCGTTCGACCCCGAGGACCGCGCCCAGGGCATCCCGCCGACGGACGAGCAGGCCATCCGCGAGTGGCTCGAGACGCTCGTGGAGACCGACTGCATCAACGTCGTCGCCTGCCACGACGGCTCGGTCGTCGGCCACGCAATGTTGGTCCCGGACCGTCACGGAGCCTCCGAACTGGCCATCTTCGTCCTCCGGGCCTACCAGGAGGCCGGCATCGGGACGGCGCTGGTCGAGGCCCTGCTCGGTGCCGGCCGACGGGATGGCGTCGAGCGCATCTGGCTGACCGTCGAGCGGTGGAACTCACCGGCCATCGCCCTCTACCAGAAGGTTGGGTTCGAGACGAGCGACCCCGACGGATTCGAACTCGAGATGGCCGCCAAACTGAGCAACCCCGACGACTAAACCGACAGGACGGGCTGTGAGGCGTGGGCCAGCACGTACTCGGCGGCCTTCTCGATGACCGCCTCGGGGTTGCCGGTGACGGGTTCGCGGGGGACGACGACGAAGTCCGTCTCCAGTGACTCGGCCACGTCGAGGATGACGCTGCCGGGGTGCTGTGAGAGCCGGGTCTGCGAGAAGCCGTACGCCGAGGAGTGGTCGACGGGCACGTCGCAGTCGCCGGCGAGCGCGCGGACGCCCGCCATCACCTGCTCGCTCCGCCGTGCGATGGCCGCGGCCTCGACGGCGCCCTCCTGCATCGCGGTCGCGGCCTCCTCGCCCAGCACGTAGAGGGCGTGGACGCCGGCGTCGTATCGCTCGGCGATGGCGACGGCGTATTCGACGGCCTCCATCGCCTCCTCGGAGCCGTCGACCGGAACGAGCACGGTGTCGACCTCCATACCCGAACGTCGGAGGGGGGTATCAAAAAACCCTCCCCGCGTACCTTTTTGTCGGACGCGGGCCGAGAGCCGGTATGTTCGACACGGTGGTGGTGGCCACGGACGGCTCCGAGAGCGTCTCGCGGGCCGCCGAGTGCGCCCTGGACCTGGCGGCCCGATTCGAGGCGACCGCACACGCGCTGTACGTCGTCGACGCCGGACAGGTCGAGTCGCTGCCGGACCACCTCCACGACGAGGTCCGCGACGCCCTCGACGAGCAGAGCGCCGAGGCGCTCGAGGCGGTCCAGGCGGCCAACGACGCCCGCCAGACGCCGGCCGTCCTCGAGACGGCCGTCCGGGTCGGCCGCCCTGCCGACCAGATAATCCGCTACGCGCGCGACATCGACGCCGACGCGGTGGCGATGGGGACCCGGGGCCGCCACGGCGAGCACTCCTTTCTGCTCGGCAGCGTCGCCGAGCGGGTCGTCCGGATGTGTCCCCAGCCGGTGTTGACCGTCCGGCAACTGGACTGACCGGCGCCGCGGCCGACGAACGAGCGACGAGAACGGGAGGGTTATTGGCTCCGGGCGTCCTCGCGGGAGTATGGACGACTGGCTCATCGACGACGACAATATCCCGCTGTCCCGGCGCTCGGTCCTGCCGGGTGAGGGGTTCTTCGTCCCGGATTCCATCGACGACGCCGAGACCGAACGCGAGGCCCGTGAGGCGCTGGCCGACGCCGACCGCGTCGTCGTCGCCGACCCCGACGCCGACGGCCTCGCCTGCGTCGCGTTGATTCGGGTCGCGCTGGGCGAGGCGGCGCTTTTACCCGCCGGTCCCCACGAAATCGCCGACGCCCTCGAGTACGTCGTCGAGTTCGGGGCGCCCGGTCTGGAGTTGTTCGTCTGTGATCTCTGTCCCGACGACGAGCGCGACGTCGAGGCGCTGCCGGCGGTCGCAGAGCGGGCCGCCGACGTCAGGTGGTTCGACCACCACCAGTGGGACGAGGACCTGACGGCGACCGTCGGGGAGTACGCCGAGTTGGTCGTCGGCGAGTCCGACGAGGAGTGTACCGCCGACGTGACGCTGCGGAGCCTCGAGTACGACTTCGCGGAGCGGTACGCCGAACTCGCCGCCGTCACGCGGGACCACGACCTCTGGCTGCGGGAGGACCCCCGGAGCGACGACCTGGCCGATTACGCCCACTGGGTCGACCCCGAGGAGTACATCGAGACGGTCCTCGCACACGGCGCCGACCTGCCGGCCGACGTTGAGGCGTTCCTTGCCGAGCGCCGCGTCGAGAAGGAAGCCCTCGTCGAGAAGGCCGTCGACCGTGCCGAGTACGAGGAGGTCGGCGAGTGGACCGTCGGCGTCACCTACGGCCGGTGTTCGCAGAACGAGGTCGCCGAGGCGATGCGGGAGGCGGGTGCCGACGCCTCCGTTATCGTCAAGCCCGCCGGGTCGGCCTCCATCCGCGGCACGGACGCCTTCGAGCGCTGCCACGAGGTCGCCGGCCGGGTCAACGGCGGCGGACACCCGAAGGCGGCCGGCTGCAAGCCGGACATCTACGACGACATGCTGGACTACGCCCACCACTGGACGACCCGCGGCGCGGTCACCAGGCAGGTCATCCTCGACGCGTTCCGCGAGGTGGCCGCCGAGGAAAGCGCCGACGCGGACGCGTAGCGGCGGACCGCCGCGGCGCCGAGTCCGTCCCCCGGGTCAGTCTTCGAGGTAGTCGGCGAGGAAGGTCCGGTG
This genomic interval carries:
- a CDS encoding dihydroorotase — encoded protein: MLIRNARLAAGRVRDVRVDGERIAEIGTGLDADDEVIRAEERLLLPGMIDAHVHFREPGFSHKETWLTGSRSAAAGGVTTVFDQPNTDPPTVDGRSFDRKAELASASAVDYAINGGVTAEWKPAELLSKPLGALGEVFLADSTGDMGIDVDLFERAVERASEAGVPVTVHAEDADLFDESVLPADPADSDDGADAWSVYRTPEAEAEAVDRACAAARNLGADVHIAHTSTPEGVDIAKKAGMTCEVTPHHLFLSRDDLGDLGTFGRMNPPLRSEARREALFERLLDGTVDIVATDHAPHTRQEKDASIWEAPSGVPGVETALPLLLEAARTGDLDYERVRDVTAANVAEIFDLPRKGRIEVGRDADLVLVDETESVPIRGEKLHSKCGWTPFEGMRGVFPDLTMVRGTVVYHDGAFAEAEGRNVRTARRDGDE
- a CDS encoding DUF5806 family protein, with protein sequence MVEDAEAADDGEEPTPAVRRVSGNENGEADDANRDPGVPQDVREYARFSKIDGSTYDRANEFLRERTYVTAREWAIARLCADFRTETGVEMTKIGENLPELVPFMTDTYSPQAVNQARASFDEKVRKAGATFLYGAMCDFYTAEELDDLMYEITEVAKFLLEVEGVELGVDEELEAEERISSVMREVRESSAALRHDRVTCPECGHEIASDGESGHAHGAEADD
- a CDS encoding universal stress protein — its product is MDVLLGVGGSEDSFRALEETIRRASEAGDSLTIAVVENPDSERDTAEIRDRIDAALEEVGFDAEVRTLSGHPGSRLLELAEREGYDRIVLGGGETSPLGKVQLGSIAEFVLLNAKTTVTLVR
- a CDS encoding GNAT family N-acetyltransferase — protein: MTREYPTEIAGPYEAPPRSFTDHEGRDIDVRQLEDDFEALVEMYRSFDPEDRAQGIPPTDEQAIREWLETLVETDCINVVACHDGSVVGHAMLVPDRHGASELAIFVLRAYQEAGIGTALVEALLGAGRRDGVERIWLTVERWNSPAIALYQKVGFETSDPDGFELEMAAKLSNPDD
- a CDS encoding universal stress protein, translated to MEVDTVLVPVDGSEEAMEAVEYAVAIAERYDAGVHALYVLGEEAATAMQEGAVEAAAIARRSEQVMAGVRALAGDCDVPVDHSSAYGFSQTRLSQHPGSVILDVAESLETDFVVVPREPVTGNPEAVIEKAAEYVLAHASQPVLSV
- a CDS encoding universal stress protein, whose translation is MFDTVVVATDGSESVSRAAECALDLAARFEATAHALYVVDAGQVESLPDHLHDEVRDALDEQSAEALEAVQAANDARQTPAVLETAVRVGRPADQIIRYARDIDADAVAMGTRGRHGEHSFLLGSVAERVVRMCPQPVLTVRQLD
- a CDS encoding DHH family phosphoesterase, whose protein sequence is MDDWLIDDDNIPLSRRSVLPGEGFFVPDSIDDAETEREAREALADADRVVVADPDADGLACVALIRVALGEAALLPAGPHEIADALEYVVEFGAPGLELFVCDLCPDDERDVEALPAVAERAADVRWFDHHQWDEDLTATVGEYAELVVGESDEECTADVTLRSLEYDFAERYAELAAVTRDHDLWLREDPRSDDLADYAHWVDPEEYIETVLAHGADLPADVEAFLAERRVEKEALVEKAVDRAEYEEVGEWTVGVTYGRCSQNEVAEAMREAGADASVIVKPAGSASIRGTDAFERCHEVAGRVNGGGHPKAAGCKPDIYDDMLDYAHHWTTRGAVTRQVILDAFREVAAEESADADA